Proteins from a genomic interval of Enterococcus faecium:
- a CDS encoding glycosyltransferase family 8 protein, with translation MNKKEIAVVASCNTKFVPHLAALFVSVLDNCNPSKFVRFYVIDDDIDFESKQLLRFSVKNARMNSDVEFLKINKEFFTNVVISDRIPETAYYRIAIPELFRGTEVERILYMDCDMIALQDISKLWRLDFGDSIVAAVEDAGFHQRLEKMKISAKSMRYFNSGLMLINVKKWLDENITQKVLDFIEHNPEKLRFHDQDALNAILHDRWLPLHPRWNAQGYIMAKAKKHPTAAGEREYEETRNNPYIIHFSGHVKPWSKDFEGPTKKYYEKYAGMTAFRCVAKFPKYPKYAKVQPKTDVVVK, from the coding sequence ATGAATAAAAAAGAAATAGCAGTAGTCGCAAGTTGTAACACAAAATTCGTACCACATTTAGCTGCATTATTTGTCTCAGTATTAGATAATTGCAACCCGTCTAAATTTGTTCGGTTCTATGTGATTGACGATGATATCGATTTTGAAAGTAAACAGCTTTTACGCTTCTCAGTGAAAAACGCACGAATGAACTCAGATGTGGAATTCTTGAAAATCAATAAAGAATTCTTTACAAATGTGGTAATCAGCGATCGTATTCCAGAAACAGCTTATTATCGTATTGCGATTCCGGAATTATTCCGCGGCACAGAAGTTGAACGTATCTTATATATGGATTGCGACATGATCGCTTTACAAGATATCTCTAAATTATGGCGTCTTGACTTCGGTGATTCAATCGTAGCAGCTGTTGAAGACGCTGGGTTCCATCAACGACTGGAAAAAATGAAAATTTCAGCTAAATCAATGCGTTATTTCAACTCAGGTTTGATGCTGATCAATGTGAAAAAATGGTTAGATGAAAATATTACGCAAAAAGTATTAGATTTCATCGAACATAATCCAGAAAAATTACGATTCCATGACCAAGATGCATTAAATGCTATCTTACATGACCGTTGGTTACCACTTCATCCGCGTTGGAATGCACAAGGCTATATCATGGCAAAAGCAAAAAAACATCCAACAGCAGCAGGTGAACGTGAATACGAAGAAACTCGCAACAATCCTTACATTATCCATTTTTCAGGACATGTGAAACCGTGGAGCAAGGATTTTGAAGGGCCAACGAAGAAATATTACGAAAAATATGCAGGGATGACGGCTTTCCGTTGTGTAGCTAAATTCCCTAAATATCCAAAATATGCAAAAGTTCAACCAAAAACAGATGTAGTTGTTAAATAA
- a CDS encoding glycosyltransferase family 8 protein, giving the protein MEKRYGVVPVVTASDENYAPYLSVMIATALENCNKTRRIKFYVIDDGLSEYSKEGLEETVNKYSSNASIQFLTVEKDIYEDFLVSDHITTTAYLRISLPNLLAKEDYKKVLYLDSDVLVLDDIVKLYDEPLNGKTIGAIIDPGQVKALERLGIDSDDLYFNSGVMVIDIDQWNKKEITEKTIHYLSENGDRIIYHDQDALNAVLYEDWEQLHPKWNMQTSLIFERHPAPNEKYERQYKEGNEKPSIVHFTGHDKPWNTLKDHPYTNLYLKKLAHSTLTKVGEINE; this is encoded by the coding sequence ATGGAGAAGAGATACGGCGTAGTTCCTGTGGTAACTGCTTCAGACGAAAATTATGCTCCTTACTTGAGCGTGATGATCGCAACTGCATTAGAAAATTGCAATAAAACAAGACGCATAAAATTTTATGTGATTGACGATGGTCTATCAGAATATAGTAAAGAAGGATTGGAAGAAACGGTAAATAAATATTCAAGTAATGCAAGTATCCAATTCCTGACAGTGGAAAAAGATATCTACGAAGACTTCCTAGTCAGTGACCATATCACAACTACCGCTTACTTAAGAATTTCTTTACCAAACTTATTAGCTAAAGAGGATTATAAGAAAGTCCTTTACTTAGATTCAGATGTGTTAGTACTAGACGATATCGTAAAACTATATGATGAGCCGTTAAATGGAAAAACAATCGGCGCTATTATCGATCCAGGCCAAGTGAAAGCTTTGGAAAGATTAGGAATCGATTCCGATGACTTGTACTTCAATTCAGGAGTGATGGTGATTGACATTGATCAATGGAATAAAAAAGAAATTACAGAAAAAACTATCCATTACCTCAGTGAAAATGGCGATCGAATCATCTATCACGACCAAGATGCTTTGAATGCTGTACTTTATGAAGATTGGGAACAACTTCATCCAAAATGGAACATGCAGACTTCGCTGATTTTTGAACGTCATCCAGCACCAAATGAAAAATATGAACGTCAGTATAAAGAAGGAAATGAAAAACCTTCGATCGTTCACTTTACAGGACATGATAAACCTTGGAATACGTTGAAAGATCATCCGTATACCAATTTATACTTAAAAAAATTAGCACACAGTACTCTAACGAAAGTAGGCGAGATCAATGAATAA
- a CDS encoding magnesium transporter CorA family protein, with protein MDEEKNVIETDEKKYNWLVLDSAKPEEIEQAIEEFELPDDIFVGTEYPEEVSRMERLYETKLEHPFSLVVINLDQSDNRIEKKLTPISFVLSDNLLITCIDRKTEFVDRLLTKHGNHLNSFEKIITYTLLDIYTHYVKELREMKKRIDALDKAARKTTENEELYKQADLERDIVYIDHTLRDQRETMDQLWNSETFIKRLDDEQLLYDVHLRQRQTEKMIEIYRDLLESIGDLFNGMMDNNLNHIMKYLDSAALIISVPALFAGIWGMNTGGLPGKSSALGFILVVFGSLIAAVVLGYHLYRKDYTN; from the coding sequence GTGGATGAAGAAAAGAATGTAATAGAAACAGATGAAAAAAAATATAATTGGCTCGTACTTGATAGTGCAAAGCCCGAAGAGATTGAGCAAGCAATCGAAGAATTCGAGCTTCCTGATGATATTTTCGTAGGAACCGAATATCCGGAAGAAGTTTCTCGGATGGAGCGCCTTTATGAGACGAAACTAGAGCATCCATTTTCTTTGGTAGTGATTAATCTAGATCAGTCAGATAATCGTATCGAAAAAAAATTAACGCCAATATCTTTTGTACTTTCCGATAATCTCTTGATTACTTGTATCGATAGAAAAACCGAATTTGTGGATCGGCTGCTGACAAAGCATGGAAATCATTTAAACTCGTTTGAAAAGATCATCACGTATACATTATTAGATATTTACACCCATTACGTGAAAGAACTAAGAGAGATGAAAAAGCGAATTGACGCTTTGGATAAAGCAGCTCGTAAAACAACGGAAAATGAAGAACTGTATAAACAGGCAGATCTTGAAAGAGACATCGTATATATCGATCATACCTTAAGAGATCAACGGGAAACAATGGATCAATTATGGAATTCTGAAACTTTCATCAAACGTTTAGACGATGAACAGCTACTCTATGATGTCCATTTGAGACAGCGACAAACAGAAAAAATGATCGAGATCTATCGAGATTTATTAGAGAGTATTGGTGATCTATTCAACGGGATGATGGACAATAATCTAAATCATATCATGAAATATCTAGATTCAGCTGCATTAATCATTTCCGTTCCGGCGTTGTTCGCAGGGATTTGGGGAATGAATACAGGAGGATTACCGGGTAAAAGTTCTGCTCTAGGCTTTATACTCGTAGTCTTTGGCTCTTTGATAGCAGCAGTAGTTTTAGGTTACCATTTATACCGGAAAGATTATACAAATTAA
- a CDS encoding isochorismatase family cysteine hydrolase yields MLVIIDMQNHILDPNSEFYIPESDQLAERIAQRLAKARQNNEYILFTRDIPVELKDKEEEREDLQLIPLLSPQENERVIKKYYFTIPPETLAEIQETLFESKEEQKEIEVVGIETNLCVLSNLIGLQSAFPEADFFVDPMLVSSRKHGESALELLKDFNVSIVES; encoded by the coding sequence ATGTTAGTTATTATTGATATGCAAAATCATATTCTTGATCCAAACAGCGAATTTTATATTCCAGAGTCAGATCAATTGGCAGAACGTATTGCTCAAAGATTAGCTAAAGCACGCCAAAATAATGAATATATTCTCTTCACACGGGATATACCAGTTGAACTGAAGGACAAAGAAGAAGAACGAGAAGATTTGCAATTGATCCCTCTTCTTTCTCCACAAGAAAATGAACGAGTGATTAAAAAGTATTACTTTACGATTCCACCTGAAACTTTAGCTGAAATCCAGGAAACTTTATTTGAAAGCAAAGAAGAACAAAAAGAGATCGAAGTAGTCGGGATTGAAACAAACTTGTGTGTACTCTCTAATCTGATAGGCCTGCAGAGTGCTTTTCCTGAAGCAGACTTTTTTGTTGATCCAATGTTAGTCTCCAGTAGAAAACACGGAGAATCCGCTTTAGAGCTGTTGAAAGATTTCAACGTCTCTATCGTCGAATCATAA
- a CDS encoding iron-sulfur cluster biosynthesis family protein, with protein MEITMSKNAVETLIEKVGENTKIALALINDSDPFLRDKGAFAKGSFFQIIPFVSEFGEYATKIEHPLLDIYTSKLEQNYFGKRLNMDFNKQLDSFSLENEIAVLDYNIKLKNCFFS; from the coding sequence ATGGAAATTACAATGTCTAAAAATGCAGTAGAGACGTTAATTGAAAAGGTTGGGGAAAATACAAAAATCGCACTCGCGCTTATCAATGATTCCGATCCATTTTTAAGGGACAAAGGTGCTTTTGCAAAAGGCAGCTTTTTTCAAATCATTCCTTTTGTTTCGGAATTTGGAGAATATGCGACTAAAATCGAGCATCCATTATTGGACATCTATACATCTAAATTAGAGCAAAATTATTTCGGTAAACGATTGAACATGGACTTCAACAAACAGCTTGACAGCTTTTCATTAGAAAATGAAATCGCAGTACTCGATTATAATATCAAATTAAAGAACTGCTTCTTCAGCTAA
- a CDS encoding Cof-type HAD-IIB family hydrolase — MKLAAIDLDGTLLDRNGKIPEENIQALRKFDENGGIVTVATGRNSISAKDIFSELGIGGYLISSNGSLIAEMKDGKMAKVLRRSKIDSDTLRKAFFYAQEAKISIIASRETQDDQLTFDESNLVKDDPYYEHFNLQNHSFDQILNMLEDPSLSYLKLALTDKSEEKLQKLQRDLQADGIQSVFSDPHFLEITPTGITKAHSLVFLADYLGIESSDIMAFGDQENDIAMLNYSGLSIAMGNAQRQVKEIANQVTLTNEEAGVAYILKNFY; from the coding sequence ATGAAACTAGCAGCGATTGATTTAGACGGTACCTTGCTTGATCGAAATGGAAAGATACCAGAAGAAAATATCCAAGCACTTCGGAAATTTGATGAAAATGGCGGAATCGTAACCGTCGCTACCGGAAGGAACAGCATTTCTGCTAAAGATATTTTTTCCGAATTAGGAATCGGTGGCTATTTGATTTCTTCCAATGGTTCACTGATTGCTGAAATGAAGGATGGAAAAATGGCGAAAGTTCTCAGACGTTCAAAAATAGATAGCGATACACTGAGAAAAGCCTTCTTCTATGCTCAAGAAGCGAAAATATCCATCATTGCTAGCCGAGAAACCCAAGATGATCAGCTGACATTCGATGAATCAAATCTAGTCAAAGATGACCCTTATTATGAACATTTCAATTTACAGAACCATTCTTTTGATCAAATTTTAAATATGTTGGAAGATCCTTCTCTTAGCTATCTTAAATTAGCATTAACAGATAAGAGTGAAGAAAAACTACAGAAGCTACAAAGAGATCTGCAAGCAGATGGTATCCAATCAGTATTCTCTGATCCGCATTTCTTAGAAATCACGCCTACAGGTATCACTAAAGCTCATTCACTTGTTTTTCTGGCGGATTACCTTGGAATCGAATCGAGTGACATCATGGCTTTTGGCGATCAAGAAAACGACATTGCTATGTTGAATTACAGCGGGTTGAGTATTGCGATGGGGAATGCACAGCGACAAGTAAAAGAAATTGCAAACCAAGTAACACTGACGAATGAAGAAGCTGGTGTTGCTTATATTTTAAAAAACTTCTATTAA